DNA from Prevotella sp. oral taxon 299 str. F0039:
AAGGAGAATATATTCAATTTATCGATGGTGATGATTACCTCTTAACCAAGCCTTATAACTATTGTATAGATATACTTAAACAAGAAAAACCACAGCTATTATTGTTTAAGTATACGAAAAATAAAGACCATGAAGGAAGCTATAAAAGAAGTAAAAGCACAACTGGAGCTGATTATATGCTTCATAATAATCTACAATTATCTGTCGACACGTCAATTTTAAAACGTAATATTTTAGACGGTTTACGTTTCTCTTGTGGTAGATTGAATGAGGATGAGGAGTTTATGCCTTTATTGTTACTACGTGCAAAGAATTTTATTGCCATTGATGCAAATGCTTATTTCTATGAAACCCGACAAGAATCGTGCTCCAATGATATAGGTATAACCATTCTTAAGAAACGATTAGAAGATACAAAGAATATTCTTCTGCATTTTAATAAACTGATACCAACTCTTTCGAATAAAGAGCGTTTGGCTCTTGAAAGAAGAACGGCTCAGCTAACAATGGACTATATTTACAATACGATTAAATATCTAAATGATTATAATGAATTGGTGCATAGAATAAATGAGTTAAGAAAATACCATTTATTTCCTCTTAAAAATAGATATTACACTACTAAATATTATCTATTTAGAGCACTCACGTTATCAACTTTGGGACACAAAATATTATTCAAATTAATTGTAAAAATAAGATGAGAATATTATTATTGGGCGAATATAGCAATGTGCATACAACTCTTTCTAAGGTATTAAAACAACGTGGACACGAAGTTCTTTTAATTTCAAATGGTGATTTCTGGAAGAACTATCCACGTGATATTGACCTCAGTAGGCGATATACTAAATGGGGAGGACTACTTTATTGGTTAAAGGTAATAATGCTTTTGCCTCGTTTACGCAACTTCGATATTGTTCAAATCATCAATCCTATGTTCCTAGAGTTAAAGGCTCAACGCATCTTTCCTATTTATAATTATCTTAAAAAGCATAACAAACGCATTGTTCTTTGTGCCATGGGAATGGATCATTATTGGGTTGATTCCTGCACGAATCATAAACATTTAAGATATAGCGACTTTAATATTCACGACAAGGTACGTACTAATAAAGATGCAATAGCAGAACAAGCAGACTGGCTTAACACCCCTAAAGAAACACTAAACAAGCATATTGCCCATACATGCGACGCAATTGTTAGTGGATTATACGAGTATTGGGCTACCTATCAACTTTATTTTCCTCAAAAAAATATATTTATCCCCTTTCCTATTCCTATTGAAACACAACCCGAAGAGATAGGGGCTTTTCATTATCCTTTAAGGATATTTATTGGAATAAGTAAAAATCGACACGAATATAAGGGTACAGACATAATGTTAAAAGCCGCAAAAGCAATAGCAAATAAATATCCTTCTAAGGTTATTTTGCACGAGGTGAAAGGTGTTCCCTTTAATGAATATCAGCAAATTATGAACGGGAGTGATATTATTCTTGACCAATTATATAGTTATACTCCTGCAATGAATGGACTTTTAGCTATGAGTAAGGGGATAATATGTGTAGGTGGAGGCGAGCCTGAGAATTATAATATCTTGAATGAAAACACTTTAAAACCTATTATAAATGTTGAACCAAACTATGAAAGTGTTGAAACTGCACTCGAAGAGCTTGTTCTTGCACCCGACAAAATTCAGAAATTAAAAGAAGATAGTATTCATTATGTTGAGAAACATCACGATGAAAATAAAGTTGCGAAGCAATACGAAGACCTTTATTGGCGACTTCTAAGAGCCTAAAAAGTAAACTCTCTTTCTGAAATTCTTTCTTTATTTGTATACAATAGTTGTGCTATTACTTGTTTCTATGTATGCTTAATACAATATCTGTTGTGATAGATGTTTACCATAGTGCCGTTTAAAATATCTAATTTATAGTTGTGCGGTATTTACTTATTATGTTTTGAAATAGCAAAAGGTACATAATTGAAATAAAGATAGTTTATTAAATAATTAAGAAAATAATGATTTTTGTTTGATTTATATTAAATAAAAGCATTAACTTTGCATTGAAATCATAAAACCAGTGTGTTTTTATGCTATAATATCTTAAAAAATGAAACCCTTAAGGAAGATGATGATCATCTTAGGCTTCAACCTTTGCATGCAAATAAGTGTGCGTTAAACAACTAGATTACATTAATTAATAACTTAAAATAATAGATTATGATGAAAACATCTACTACAAAACGAATTGGTATGGCAATTGTCATGCTATTTGTATGTGCTTTTACATTCGCAGAAGACTTGCATCTTGATTTCAAAAAGAACCCTATGGGCTGGATTGATGGTCGAAATAAGATGGCGCTTAACACCGACTACACTTATAAAGATATTGTCTTTACAGTGACAAAAATGGACGGAGGCTATAGAACTTATATCCAAGGAGGTTATTTAACCATTAATTCTTTCAATCAATTTAAGTTGAAAGCACTTAATGGAAAGCGCATAAAAAAAGTAGCTTTTCAAATAAGAATAGCCGATGATTATGTATTAGAGACTGATGATAAGCGCTTTCCTGTGAAAGAAAACTCTAAATATTTCTATCATGAGTGGGACGAAGCAAAGGCAGAAATAGTGTTTACTAATACAAGTCGCTTAACAGAAGTGATCGTTTCAGATATCTTTATTACCTTAGAAGGTGGTGAAACGCCTGTAGTTCCAGAGCCAGAGGTTCCAACAACAACTGTTACTTACGACTTTAACAAATTAAATCCAGCTTGGAATGTTGAGAGTGTAGTAAACGATCCTTTCAATAAAAACAACGGAAAGATTGAAGATAATCATAAACTTATACAAGATGGAGTGGTGCTTACACCATCAAATGTGAGTAAGACAGAATATATTCGTGTATTAGAAAACATTCTTACAATACCAGCAACTAGTGGAATAACACTTGAAGCACCAGCAGGAAAGACTATAGCTAAAGTCGAATTTGTATTAGCAAGCTCTAGAAGTAATCTTAAAGTAAGCGGTACTG
Protein-coding regions in this window:
- a CDS encoding glycosyltransferase family 2 protein yields the protein METTKPLISFIITTYNLSAHYLLRCIDSVFSISLNQNEFEIVLVDDGSKIKILPELKQYQSLIRYIYQDNKGASGARNTGIDHAKGEYIQFIDGDDYLLTKPYNYCIDILKQEKPQLLLFKYTKNKDHEGSYKRSKSTTGADYMLHNNLQLSVDTSILKRNILDGLRFSCGRLNEDEEFMPLLLLRAKNFIAIDANAYFYETRQESCSNDIGITILKKRLEDTKNILLHFNKLIPTLSNKERLALERRTAQLTMDYIYNTIKYLNDYNELVHRINELRKYHLFPLKNRYYTTKYYLFRALTLSTLGHKILFKLIVKIR
- a CDS encoding glycosyltransferase family 1 protein — translated: MRILLLGEYSNVHTTLSKVLKQRGHEVLLISNGDFWKNYPRDIDLSRRYTKWGGLLYWLKVIMLLPRLRNFDIVQIINPMFLELKAQRIFPIYNYLKKHNKRIVLCAMGMDHYWVDSCTNHKHLRYSDFNIHDKVRTNKDAIAEQADWLNTPKETLNKHIAHTCDAIVSGLYEYWATYQLYFPQKNIFIPFPIPIETQPEEIGAFHYPLRIFIGISKNRHEYKGTDIMLKAAKAIANKYPSKVILHEVKGVPFNEYQQIMNGSDIILDQLYSYTPAMNGLLAMSKGIICVGGGEPENYNILNENTLKPIINVEPNYESVETALEELVLAPDKIQKLKEDSIHYVEKHHDENKVAKQYEDLYWRLLRA